From the Rhodoferax sp. WC2427 genome, one window contains:
- the cas3f gene encoding type I-F CRISPR-associated helicase Cas3f produces the protein MNVLLISQCSKRALTETRRILDQFAERRGDRTWQTPITQQGLDTLRLLLKKTARRNTAVACHWIRGQDHSELLWLVGDASQFNNQGAVPTNTTQRNILRQQDENDWHTGQDIHLLTALAALLHDLGKASQAFQMRLRGQLQERNQYRHEWVSLRLFEAFVGTDDDTTWLARLANPTEQDNATWLARLQRDGQDPSTQTPFARLTQAPLAQALGWLVLTHHRLPVAPAKDADPATFLGARVGWMSAAALKDVLRGIDAGWNERTDTGDATLLPLYWQFPHGLPVTTALWRKRAARLAVRLQTLVQAPDHSGWLANPYVMHVSRLCLMLADHHYSSLGVDDKGRPVEGRTSGEKNYPLYANTQGAASQLNQTLDEHLLGVAQHSGEVTHALPRFELSLPRLARHRTLKKRAQDARFRWQDKAADMAQALRERAQVQGAFIVNMASTGCGKTLANARTMYALADPQHGMRCAFAMGLRTLTLQTGRAFRDLLGLGDDELAIRVGGSASRTLFEHFEREAEKTGSASRQALLDEDSHVLFEGNPDAHPLLQRVMHDPAVKALLAAPVLVCTIDHLTPATESQRGGRQIAPMLRLMSGDLVLDEPDDFDIDDLPALTRLVHWAGLLGARVLLSSATLPPALVHGLFEAYRHGRQHYQRNRGAAATGTGICCAWIDEFDVQQTDCPEGPGFLQAHTTFATRRAQRLGQAEVRRRAVLVPLDLTGKHRDLLPPLFAKEVIRHTTGLHHKHHSVDTRSGKRVSFGLVRMANIEPLVDVALELYRLPWPDGVRVHLCSYHSQFPLLIRSAIERQLDHSLNRRQPDAVFSLPDVRQRLDAHPQADHLFIVLGSPVTEVGRDHDYDWAVVEPSSMRSLIQLAGRVRRHREGACSTPNIRVFEFNLLHFRKPNEPAFCKPGFETKQFPLHPHGLGVLLDATERDVVDARPRILARSNLQPRGRLVDLEHARMQATMHPLPLAASPSLNAASWWHLAPADALLTAVLPQQQPFRYDPLQRVDLELRPDAEGEDYVLVQLMEKKGGRRGETVYVEVETSQNDRILDAKVQGERITAWGHTDYMEALTALATELDLPLEACARRFGTVRLPANANGWRFHPALGFTKAKS, from the coding sequence GTGAACGTCCTCTTGATCTCTCAATGCAGCAAACGCGCTCTCACAGAAACCCGCCGCATCCTCGACCAGTTTGCCGAACGGCGCGGCGACCGCACATGGCAAACCCCCATCACCCAGCAAGGCCTGGACACCCTGCGCCTGCTGCTCAAGAAGACCGCGCGCCGCAACACCGCCGTGGCTTGCCACTGGATTCGCGGGCAAGACCACAGCGAACTGCTGTGGCTGGTGGGCGATGCCAGCCAGTTCAACAACCAAGGTGCGGTGCCCACCAACACCACACAGCGCAACATCCTGCGCCAGCAGGACGAGAACGACTGGCACACCGGGCAAGACATCCATTTGCTCACCGCGCTGGCCGCTCTGTTGCACGATCTGGGCAAAGCCAGCCAGGCCTTCCAGATGCGCCTGCGGGGCCAACTGCAAGAGCGCAACCAATACCGCCACGAGTGGGTGTCGCTGCGCCTATTCGAAGCCTTTGTGGGCACCGACGACGACACGACCTGGCTGGCCCGTTTGGCCAATCCCACAGAGCAAGACAACGCCACCTGGCTGGCTCGCCTGCAGCGGGATGGGCAAGACCCATCGACCCAAACCCCATTCGCAAGATTGACCCAGGCCCCGCTGGCGCAAGCTCTGGGCTGGCTGGTGCTGACCCACCACCGCTTGCCTGTAGCCCCGGCCAAAGATGCCGACCCGGCCACGTTCCTGGGTGCAAGAGTCGGCTGGATGAGCGCAGCTGCACTCAAAGATGTTCTGCGCGGCATCGACGCAGGCTGGAACGAACGCACCGACACAGGCGATGCCACCCTCTTGCCGTTGTATTGGCAGTTTCCACACGGCTTGCCTGTCACCACCGCGCTATGGCGCAAACGCGCAGCCCGTCTGGCTGTGCGCTTACAAACCCTGGTGCAAGCCCCCGACCACAGCGGTTGGCTGGCCAACCCGTATGTCATGCATGTCTCGCGCCTGTGCCTGATGCTGGCCGACCACCACTACTCCAGCCTGGGTGTGGACGACAAAGGCCGGCCTGTGGAGGGGCGCACCTCTGGCGAAAAAAATTACCCTTTGTATGCCAACACCCAGGGCGCGGCCAGCCAACTCAACCAAACCCTGGACGAGCATTTGCTGGGTGTCGCCCAGCACAGTGGCGAAGTGACCCATGCCCTGCCACGTTTTGAGTTGAGCTTGCCCCGCCTGGCCCGCCACCGCACGCTGAAAAAGCGCGCCCAGGATGCCCGTTTCCGCTGGCAAGACAAAGCCGCCGACATGGCCCAGGCCCTGCGGGAACGGGCGCAAGTACAAGGTGCATTCATCGTCAACATGGCTTCGACCGGCTGCGGCAAAACCCTGGCCAATGCCCGTACCATGTACGCGCTGGCCGACCCGCAGCATGGCATGCGCTGTGCCTTTGCCATGGGCCTACGCACCCTGACACTGCAAACGGGCAGGGCGTTCCGCGACCTGCTGGGCCTGGGCGACGACGAGCTGGCGATCCGCGTAGGCGGCAGTGCCAGCCGCACCCTGTTCGAGCACTTTGAACGCGAAGCCGAAAAAACCGGCTCGGCCTCGCGCCAAGCCCTGCTGGACGAAGACAGCCACGTGCTGTTTGAAGGCAACCCCGATGCCCACCCCCTGCTGCAACGGGTGATGCACGACCCGGCGGTCAAGGCCCTGCTGGCCGCCCCGGTGCTGGTTTGCACCATCGACCACCTGACCCCCGCCACCGAAAGCCAACGCGGTGGTCGCCAGATTGCGCCCATGCTGCGCCTGATGAGCGGCGACCTGGTGCTGGACGAACCGGATGACTTCGATATCGACGACCTGCCCGCACTCACCCGCCTGGTCCACTGGGCCGGGCTGCTGGGTGCGCGGGTGCTGCTGTCGTCAGCCACCTTGCCGCCCGCCCTGGTGCACGGCCTGTTCGAGGCCTACCGCCATGGCCGCCAGCACTACCAGCGCAATAGGGGCGCAGCGGCTACGGGCACAGGTATCTGTTGCGCCTGGATAGATGAGTTCGATGTGCAGCAAACCGACTGCCCAGAAGGCCCCGGCTTTCTGCAGGCACACACCACCTTCGCCACGCGCCGGGCACAGCGCCTGGGGCAGGCCGAGGTGCGCCGCCGGGCCGTGTTGGTGCCGCTAGACCTCACCGGCAAGCACCGCGACCTCTTGCCACCACTTTTTGCCAAAGAAGTCATTCGCCACACCACCGGGCTACACCACAAGCACCACAGCGTAGACACCCGCAGCGGCAAGCGAGTGAGTTTTGGCTTGGTGCGCATGGCCAACATCGAGCCACTGGTCGATGTGGCCCTGGAGCTGTACCGCCTGCCTTGGCCCGACGGCGTGCGCGTCCACCTGTGCAGCTACCACTCGCAGTTTCCGCTGCTGATCCGGTCGGCCATCGAACGGCAACTAGACCACTCACTCAACCGCCGCCAGCCCGATGCCGTGTTCAGCCTGCCCGACGTGCGCCAGCGGCTGGACGCTCACCCGCAAGCCGACCACCTGTTCATCGTGCTCGGCTCACCCGTCACCGAAGTGGGGCGCGACCACGACTACGACTGGGCCGTGGTGGAGCCGTCGTCCATGCGCTCCCTCATCCAGCTGGCAGGCCGGGTGCGCAGACACCGCGAGGGTGCCTGCAGCACGCCCAACATCCGGGTGTTTGAGTTCAACCTGCTCCACTTTAGAAAACCAAACGAACCCGCCTTCTGCAAACCCGGTTTTGAGACAAAGCAGTTCCCCCTGCATCCCCATGGCCTGGGCGTGCTGCTGGATGCCACCGAGCGCGACGTCGTCGATGCCCGGCCCCGCATCCTGGCCCGCAGCAACCTGCAGCCCCGCGGGCGGCTGGTGGACCTGGAGCACGCCCGTATGCAGGCCACCATGCACCCCTTGCCATTGGCAGCCAGCCCCTCATTGAATGCGGCCAGCTGGTGGCACCTGGCCCCGGCGGATGCGCTACTCACCGCCGTGCTGCCGCAACAACAGCCGTTTCGCTACGACCCCCTGCAGCGCGTCGATCTGGAGCTGCGCCCAGATGCCGAGGGCGAAGACTATGTGCTGGTCCAGTTGATGGAAAAGAAAGGGGGCCGCCGGGGGGAAACCGTCTATGTCGAAGTCGAAACTTCTCAAAACGACCGCATCCTCGATGCCAAGGTGCAAGGCGAACGCATCACCGCTTGGGGCCATACCGACTACATGGAGGCCCTGACCGCCCTGGCTACCGAACTCGACCTGCCGCTGGAGGCCTGCGCACGCCGCTTTGGCACGGTGCGCTTACCCGCCAACGCCAATGGCTGGCGCTTTCACCCGGCGCTGGGGTTTACCAAAGCGAAAAGTTGA